The nucleotide window TTTGGTTTGTTTCAATTTGTTGAAATGTTCGCTCTTATTTCCAGTTACAAAAAGGACTCGCTGCATAGCCAGGTGGACAGTTGCTGTGATAATTTATCTAGTAAGTGAGAAGGTGTATACACATCTAGTATTGAAATTTATTCTTCTGAGAAATACATTGACGTTGCATCTTGCATTAAGCAGGTTTGTTTGAGTCAAACATGGTCTTTGCTCGACGTAGGCTACTTGCACAAGCCAGTAACCTACCAGCTGCACCTGTTACTGGTATGGTACCTTCTGGACAGATCATTGCTCTACCAACTACCCGAAGTAGTGGCTCTTTCCCAGCTGTgccaaaagataaaaagaaaaattctccTCCACCTGCACCTGCACCGCAGCCTCCATCTCTTGATCCTCCATCACATGAGAATTCAAAACCTAGTGGACAATCTTCCCAAAAATCAAATGGAAATATATGGAAATACATCATTATTTCTTTTAGTGTGCTTATCTTGCTCATTGTTCTTATAGCCATGGTCTTCATGTGTCGAAGCCAAGCAGTTAAAACCATAGGTCCTTGGAAGACTGGATTGAGTGGGCAATTGCAGAAAGCATTTATAACAGGTAATTTTGTGGTGTAATAGGAAACAAAAGTTCTATTATCTAGTCCATCGAAAGACTAACCAATAAACccagaagaaaagagaaaattaaaaggttataagcacacaaaaaaatttggttggGTCCAAATATTTGTTTCCTGCAGTGGTTTTTGCATAACAATGTAAGAAAAGTAAACCAGATGTTCTGTTATCTAAGTGAGTAGGAAAATTAGATTGTACTaactattttgttatattaGCTGTTTGGTTACTGAAGAAATCTTCAGTACAGGCCTAAATGCATTCTTTGAGTTATAGTGCCATGCAATACATGAGGGGGTTATTGAAAATCATGGATTTTCAATAACTACTGATGTCATTCTTGTCAATATATATTGACAGCCTTCTGTATAGACTTTGAAGTCCTCCTGTATTGAAACCTGAATAATTTCTTTATATGAGTTGCAGGAGTTCCCAAGTTGAACCGATCAGAACTGGAAACCGCCTGTGAAGATTTCAGCAATATTATTAGCACAATTGATGGGTGTATTGTGTACAAGGGAACACTGTCCAGTGGAGTTGAGATTGCTGTTGCATCAACAACAATGTCTTCTTTGAAAGAGTGGTCCAAGCGTGCAGAGAATGCTTACCGAAAAAAGGTATGTTATGTCAGTTACTAAAGACAGCGATCAAGGCAGTGTATatctgcatatatatatatataattaattccTTCTAAattcttataatattatgcCATTTCCCACCTGCTGTAGATCGACGTACTGTCACGCGTGAATCATAAAAACTTTGTCAATCTCATTGGCTACTGTGAGGAGGATGAACCATTTACAAGGATGATGGTGTTTGAGTATGCTCCAAATGGAAATCTCTTTGAGCATCTGCATGGTAAGGTTCTTACTTTTGTACTGCACATTGGAGGAGGCTTCCTTTGTTAATTTCTAGCTGCCTGAAATTTAGAGGGTAACATGTAttaattatatgtttttttatagTTGAAGAAATGGAACACCTTGATTGGAATGCAAGGGTTAGGATCATTATGGGAACAGCTTATTGTCTTCAATATATGCACCAAGAGCTAAATCCACCTGTGGCACATCCTAACCTGAATTCATCTTCTATCTTTTTAACGGATGATTATGCTGCTAAGGTTCATACACCCTTCTGATTGCCTTTgttcaatttgaaattttagtactttacCCTTATAACAAtaactctctctcactctctccccCACAGATTGCAGAGATCTGTTTCTGGACAGAAACAACAGGCGGAAAGCATAAGAATTCCGGTGATGACGATAAGGAGCATTCTGAATTGCCACCCCTCTCTGATCCAGAAACAAATGTCTACAGTTTCGGATTATTGTTACTTGAAATAATTTCTGGAAAGCTCCAAAACTCAGAAGAAGTAGGGTCGCTTTCGTACTGGGTAAGCATTGAACATAAAGTAATTCTgcattatgtttttttgtatgttttaAGTTGTAACATAAACTCATTGTCAACTTTGCCAGGCTTCTGCATATCTAAATGAGAATAGATGCAACATGGTAGATCCAACCCTCAAGTCCTTCAAAAATGACGAGCTCGATGTCCTATGTGAGGTCGTCAAAGATTGCATAAAACAAGATCCTCGGCAGAGGCCACCAATGAAGGACATTACTGCTAAACTGAGGGAAGTGATCCCCATCACTCCCAACCAAGCAGTCCCAAGACTATCTCCCCTATGGTGGGCTGAACTCGAGATCTTATCTGTAGAGGCAACCTAAAAGCTCTCTCCTCTTGACTCTCTTCTCTGTGTCTGTGTTGTTGTAAGCCAAAGTCcatgtctctctctttgtatcaaattatttgttaaaaaaaaaaaaaaagaaaaaaaaaagaagaaaaatgaagctgAAAAGtagttttttaagttttaactcTGTGCTCCTCCCCCTTCATAGCTAAGTCCTTCCCCATACATACTTCATGCTTGTATTCAAATccctttttgtcttttatatGTGTCCTTATGATTCATTCCATTCTCATTCTTTCTTACATAACAAAGTGCTATTCTTTTACTGCTGGAGTGCTCTTGTGTCCTAACTTAATTTATACCAGATATACACAAATATGTATTTTGTGATCAAAGTGTGAATGTAAAACTAACATGGCGCTTGGATCGGCGCCTGtgcttaattataaatttgtgAACCTTATATTATACATAGGTTTTGAACCTTGTTGCAGTTTCCAATCATTCATGTGTTTTACAGTTCTGATCCACCATATGCGAATGCAGCAGAGCACTAGTTCAAACTCAGAAGCTGCTGTTGATTGttacccaaacaaaaatattataacTGAGAGAGACatgcaaacaaacaaacaatgagtttcattttctcttcaagaaatgatttcaatttggtgAAGCCTAATGTGGATCATGTATTTTCCTGTTCAAAATTGTAAAACACGTAACAAGGTAAAATTAGGATCCACACTCTCTAATTCCTATACAAAAAACCAGCTAATGGTTTAGGAGAGCATTTTGGTCACATTTTTTCCTTCCCCATTGCCTTAGCCTAATCTGAACCATGCAAGTAGCAGCCAAGAACTCCACACACTGCAATGGGCTCAGCACATCCAAAACACCCTTCAATGTCTTGAGCCTCACACAATCTGCAGCCTTCATCACCCTCTCCAACCCACTCAACATCACCTTCAATGCCATATCCACTAACCcttccacctccacctccaccacctcgCCGCCGTTCCTCACCCGGCTCGCCAACCGGGCCAACTCGACCATCCTCCGGTCCGCCATGGCCACCTGCTGCCTCTCCATTTCCCTCTCCACCTTCTCCTCCTCATACCTCATCTTCAGCCTCAGCACTTCAATCTTCTTCAGCTGCTCCTCCGACATGTTCACCAGCCTCGTCTTCCTCAGCGACCCAATGAGCTGAAACAGCATTGAAGGCTTCCAACCAGTGACCCAATTATAGGCATTCTCTAAAGGGCTCGACCAAACAGGGCAAAAGAAGGCCAGGACATCTTCACGAGCAGCAGCCCATTTCACAGTGTAATATTCCTTGTGTAGGTAGGTGACTTTCGACACCAAAGCTTGTAGCTCTACCTCATTCTGCAGTGTCTCCTCAGACAGCTTGAGAAGCTGTTGCTGGAGCTGCTCAAGCTGACAAACCCACTTCTCAAAAAACTCAGAGAACCTCTCTTCAACCTGGGTTCTCATTAATCTGCTcaaattagagagagagagagagagagagagagagagagagagagagctgacgAGGACACAAGAGGTGTTTGTGAAAATGCCAAAGTGACGCTCTTGGAGAgttggggttggggttggggtCGGTGTtggtgatatatatatatatatatatatatatgcacaagAGGGTGAGTGGGATGACCAGATGGAGAGAGGAAGGGGGGCCACGGTGATGCTGCGGTGGTGAGGTTGGGAAGTGCGTGGCTGGTGCATGAGCTACGCGCAGCAATCAGCCACTAGTGGGTTTATAAGTGCTATTTGACGCTTTGCGGATGCTAAGAGGAAGGAGCAGGGAAGGACATGAgtattttgccttttttttttcccccctttGTTTTTCGTTGAATGAAACTTTGTAGCGTTTGGGTGTGCTTAAGAGACATGCAAAGCTACCACCTGGTGCTTGAGCTTGTGTTGACAAAACGTGTCAGCTTGGGAATGAATCTGGGTTCAACGTGGAGCATGGCTAAGCCTTTGTTCAAATATTGTTGACAGGTCCCTCCGACATGAGACACTTGTGTGAAACGATGTTTTAGTATCATGATATGTTAcatgtgataatttttttacttagCATATCGTAATTGATtgagaataacaaaacaatgctATCCTTATGAGATAACAAAACAATACCATTCCTGTTTCATATAAGTTTTTCTGCTCCGACATATGCCCTCCCTGGTTGACTCTGCTGTCATGAGTTGAGGCACCATTTGTGTGAAACCTACTATGAGGCTGAATTATATTCACATTTAAATGATTTAGTTCTTCAATAATCTGGTTTTCACAAACTATGCACAGAATTCAAACAAGTATTACATCTCACATGTGGACTTAATAGTAGTGGAATTAATTGTTTAGTCATATTTTGCTAAGTGAAAAACATAATATTGCAAACAGGATTCTGCTGTTGTTGTCGGAGAGGAAAGACGAACGCTGTTAAAGCTCTGTTTTGTAAAACAGaggttttagagagagagttgcTACTTTTAGTTTCTAATGAGTTGGATTATATTGCCCTTTGGATGACTTAGCATAATTTAACTTGGGCAGAAAAAAATTCTGCAGAAAACATGTGATGCCCAAATTAAGTCCATGGATTGCTTCCAACAGTTCCCACAAAGAACACAGATACCAAACTCAATAGGTTTAGGTTCTCAATTATGAACTAGGGTCTGCCCTCCTCCCTCCTCTTCTTCAGCTGAGTCACGTGAGCTGATCAGGGCAAAGCTgacaccaaaaaataaataaaataaataaaaaataaaaaaatcaggtGGTGAGGTTTGTCATCACCTTCTACGTGTCCTCCAAATAAACAAACATTTTACACCGCTTCAATTCCTTGCCTTCGTGTTAAGCAATTAGCATGTTGACAGGGCTTTGTGCTTACCATTTCAACTCAGCATCTCAAATGGCAAGCAGAGACAGAGAGCAATCCAAATGTTGCTTCAAAGAGTGGATGGAGCTTCAAGAACAAGACCTCTCAGAGCTCCTCCAAGCCCTGAAACTAGACCCCCAAAACAAAGACCAGTTAAAACATTTAGCAGAGAAAGGCATCTGTCACTTCCAAGATTACATAAACAAGAGAACCCAACTTGCCCGCAGAGACGTCTCTGCCTTCTTTGCCCCCACTTGGTGCACTTCATGGGAAAACTCTCTGCTTTGGATCGCTGGCTGCAGACCCTCTTTGTTTTTCAGGCTCGTCTATGTGCTTGGCGGGTCAAAAATGGAGTCAAAGCTCTCTGAGTTCCTCCAAGACACAAGAGAAGGCAGCCTTGGTGAGGTTCTGACGTGCTCGCAGCTCGTTGTGGTCAACAGTTTGCAGAGCAAGACCATTAGAGAGGAGGAGAGGTTGACAGGGGAGCTGGCAGCTCTGCAAGAGGACATAGCAGACCAGCCAATTGCAATGATTGCAAAGGGTTTGAGCCAACTTGGGGAGATGAACAGAGAAGTGGAGGAGGCTCTGGATGAGCATGGCCAAGCCATGGTGAGAATTTTGGAGGAGGCAGATCAGTTGAGGCTAAACACTGTCAAGGAGCTTGTGAACATATTGACACCTCTTCAGGCTGTTGATTTTCTGGTGGCAAGTAAGAAGCTTCACTTGTGTGTGCATAAGTGGGGCAGGAACAGAGACCAAAAGCTTGGGAGGGAAAATCTGGAAGATTAATTTTGGTATGGATTTttgggtattaatttttagtgACTGCatgtaataataaaataaaatgccttctacataatttttttttttttttaagacccTTTCTATTGAAAGGGACGATAACATTCTACACTCACACACACGATAGACTACACGGATGCTaaaattcaaactcaaataTTTTCTGTAAAAGCATTTGCTCCAATCCACTACACTAATGGTCCTTTTGCATTTGCCTTCTACATTTTTAGTGACTTTTAGTAACTTTGCATCTAATTAACTTTATCATCAAATCATTGGCTGACCTCTCTTGATCTTACATCACGCAAATTGTACAAACAGAGTCCAAAGATCACTAATCCCTTTTTTGGGCATAAACTCAGGACAatctttaaattattgaagTGTGTTTAGAttctagaaaatgaaaaaaatgcgAACCGCTTGTCATCCACAAATTGAGTCTTTTGGCCAGAAACAAACCCTATTGAGGATTAGATTGTGGACCTTGAGCTCCACTTCATTTGGCGCCACTCTATGAATGGACCAACTTTTAcaacccaccaccaccaaccacctcccttcttcttcttccacaaTATCAGATTTGTGGCCAATACTAGACCATGTGGGCCACACACAACATTCCCACATGGCACCCACGTGGATATCCTTCTTGGCATGAGTTCATGAGGACGCATTGTGGTCCAATGTGTATGTCCACAACCTGATTGAGCATGCTTCTCTGTCAATCTGTTTCTAAACAAATTAGAGCCGTCCTAACAAAGTTTCGGTTGGGCATATTGTATTTTAGAGGGAGCAAGTGCTCTTATCCAATCGTAAACGATTTGATTAAACGAAAAGTGGGAATGATTATCCTTAATCTCATTTTCTTATTATAGTAATTTCTCTAACTGTATTTTACTATACATAGGAGCCTAAATGAGGTCCAGTCCTTGAGTACAAGGCAGAGAGAGCAACCAAACATTTCTTTACTAATTTTGCACAAATAGCTGAATTGGAATTAGAGTCTTTATTAAGAGATGTGGTTTTTGGGAGCAGAAACAAGGATGTTGGCCGAGCATTCTGTCCTTGAACAAGGGTTGTCTGCAGCATGCAGCCTTTTGGCATGGGTTAACTTCCTCGTGCTTTGATTGCATTTCACAAGGGATTTTCCTCATCCTGCCTTTCGGCATGCATGAGTTGAAATTCCTTGTGTCCCCGGCCCTTGCTTTCCTCCATATACAAACTACTGCAATCAAGCTGCAAAGTTCTTGATTGCATGTGCATATAGTATTGATCTTGTTTCATCTTCACCATCAGCTGTTTCTGTGGTGGAACTTGAGGCAGGGTTTTCAGAAAAAaccacaaaagcaaaaatggagaaaaagaagggaaacaTATTGATGAATAAATACGAGCTGGGACGATTGCTTGGACAAGGGACCTTCGCCAAGGTTTACCATGCCCGAAATCTGAGGTCAGGCCAGAGCGTTGCGATTAAGGTCATCGACAAGGAGAAGGTGCAACAGGTGGGATTGATTGATCAAATCAAGAGAGAAATCTCTGTGATGCGCCTTGTGAGGCACCCCAATGTGGTTCAGCTCTTTGAAGTCATGGCCAGCAAGACCAAGATTTATTTTGCCATGGAGTATGTGAGAGGTGGGGAGCTTTTCAACAAGGTTGCCAAGGGGAAGCTCAAGGAAGACGTGGCCCGAAAATACTTTCAGCAGTTGGTTGGGGCTGTTGATTACTGCCATAGCAGAGGCGTCTACCACCGCGACATCAAGCCAGAGAATCTCTTGGTTGATGAGAATGGTAACCTTAAAGTTTCGGATTTTGGATTGAGCGCATTATGGGAGTCAAGGGGACAAGATGGCCTGCTCCACACAACATGTGGAACTCCTGCATATGTAGCACCAGAGGTGATAAACAAGAAAGGTTATGATGGTGCCAAGGCTGATACATGGTCTTGTGGGGTTGTCCTTTATGTTCTGTTGGCTGGTTTTCTGCCTTTCCATGATACCAATCTCATGGAAATGTACAGGAAAATCAGCAAAGGAGATTTCAAAAGTCCGCAATGGTTTCCTCCAGAGGTTCGCAAGCTTCTTTCAAGGATTCTTGATCCTAATCCAAACACAAGAATAAGTGTGGACAAGATCGTGGAGAACAGTTGGTTCAAGAAAGGGTTTAAACTTGTTGAAGCACCTTTGCCGCCTCCTGATCCCAACGCCTCCATCCTGCGTGATGTCCAGGCAGCTTTTGCATCAACAACAACAGATGAGTCTGCAGAAGGCAGTTCCCACAAGAAAACGAGCACGGCAGGAACAAGCCCCATGAGGCCAACCTGTTTCAACGCCTTTGACATCATCTCTCTATCGCCAGGTTTTGATCTATCCGGTTTGTTTGAGAATGACATGCAGCACAGACCACAGGCAAGATTCACCAGCACAAAACCAGCCGCAACAATTGTTTCAAAATTCGAAGCGATAGCAGAGACCGAGAGATTCAAATGCATGAAGAAAGATGGGACCCTGAAATTGCAGGGCAGcaaggaaggaaggaaaggGCAGCTTGGTATCGATGCTGAGATTTTTGAGGTCACGCCTTCATTTTATGTTGTAGAGATGAAGAAAACGGCTGGGGACACATTAGAATACATGGAGTTCTGTGACCATGACTTAAAGCCCTCTCTTCAGGACATAGTATGGACTTGGCAAGGAAGTGAACAAAAGCATGAGCAACAGCCAGTAGCACCAGAAATTGTTTCTTAGATAGGAAGTGCATATTTTCTATCTAAAACTAGATGCTAAAAGATGTCTTCCGTGCtttttcatctttattttcttatgctTTCaggtctttttttatttatccacTTTTGGAGttcttttgaatttgagaTCTAAATGTAGAGAGGGGTATTGTTAGTCTTGTGCACAACTTCAAGGCAGAGTGCAGTACAGGATGGCTCGAAAATTCTGTAAACGAGATGCTGCAAAATGTGGTAGCCAGAATGATCAGAGGCAGATAGACCACTAGTTTAAACTGGTAGCCCCCCAAAAGGGCAAATTTAGGATATTCAATAACATATTTAAAGTGAAAGCTTtagactaattttttttttccctttccttcttttcttttcctttgaattCACAGTAACACTGTGAAGTGAAGAAACAAATGTATCATTTGCTTATGAATCTAGCTATCCATCATCGTCTTTGTCCCACACACACCCAATCCTGCAAATAAAGCAAGACAGCTCCAAGCACCAGAAAGTGCATAATGGAAATGAGCAACCACATAAGAAGTACTATCATATCCAATAAGGGTAAGCAAAATCTTCATCCGCAAGCATTGTAGCTTAAATGGAATTAGAATTGAGAATCATTAAGGCATGCAATGACTAAATTATTCGGTGCACGTACGACACGGATGGGTCATGACCTTCCTAAAACATGAGCAAAGTAAAAGCAATCACAGAGCACATCTGTAAACATGTACAGATGAAAACATGGTCATAGTTGATTTGTAATGCACTTGGTCCTATTTTCATCTTTTCATGTGATCCATGCAAATGCATTGAAAGTCTCCTTCTTTCCATGTAACCATGCGCTGGTTTGGGGTCACCAGGGCCATTGTCAGGAAGGGTTTGATTAGGTTTCACAATCAAAGCACAGATTCCATCAAATTTAAGTCCTTCCCGTTGCTCACGGCATGCATCATACGGTAGTAGACAGATCTTGGCATCATTTCCCTTTATCACAAGTAAAACAGAATTGTTGTCATCACAAATAATTCgttttaatattaattggTGTGATATGCTGCCCTATAAGGTGGCGAAAAGTGTTTAACAAAAGATTGGCTGCATTTAAGAAAAGATTAGCCCACTAAAAATCCAATCCCAATGACTTTTATAACTTGCTTTCCCTTTATTTATATACAGAATATAAGCAATAACTGctatcagaaatatcttcacGAAATCTGAAAGTCCTCCAGTGATTTTCAAACTAGTGATCTATGCTAACTCTTTTCTTA belongs to Prunus persica cultivar Lovell chromosome G4, Prunus_persica_NCBIv2, whole genome shotgun sequence and includes:
- the LOC18778905 gene encoding protein MALE DISCOVERER 2 isoform X4, with the protein product MNHNHEGPEYGGLTLLSFQKNIKFDPFGTLENWSPNDSDPCLWKGVHCVDSKVQILNLTDFSLEGTLAPELGKLSNLRSLVFYKNRLSGEIPKEIGGLTRLELLDLRDNNLSGTIPVEIGRMLSLKRLLLCDNKFEGSIPLELRSLSLLSELQFDDYLMSSGNTGFGCVNRKFGHWYNTAYTHKSLLIWQSNLKHVNSGQSLVVLLKVAFKHYLNYLSLPRYKKDSLHSQVDSCCDNLSSLFESNMVFARRRLLAQASNLPAAPVTGMVPSGQIIALPTTRSSGSFPAVPKDKKKNSPPPAPAPQPPSLDPPSHENSKPSGQSSQKSNGNIWKYIIISFSVLILLIVLIAMVFMCRSQAVKTIGPWKTGLSGQLQKAFITGVPKLNRSELETACEDFSNIISTIDGCIVYKGTLSSGVEIAVASTTMSSLKEWSKRAENAYRKKIDVLSRVNHKNFVNLIGYCEEDEPFTRMMVFEYAPNGNLFEHLHVEEMEHLDWNARVRIIMGTAYCLQYMHQELNPPVAHPNLNSSSIFLTDDYAAKIAEICFWTETTGGKHKNSGDDDKEHSELPPLSDPETNVYSFGLLLLEIISGKLQNSEEVGSLSYWASAYLNENRCNMVDPTLKSFKNDELDVLCEVVKDCIKQDPRQRPPMKDITAKLREVIPITPNQAVPRLSPLWWAELEILSVEAT
- the LOC18778905 gene encoding protein MALE DISCOVERER 2 isoform X3; the encoded protein is MGGRWNPFGFRLLSLLVFLTIVSRFRGCWSVNDEGLTLLSFQKNIKFDPFGTLENWSPNDSDPCLWKGVHCVDSKVQILNLTDFSLEGTLAPELGKLSNLRSLVFYKNRLSGEIPKEIGGLTRLELLDLRDNNLSGTIPVEIGRMLSLKRLLLCDNKFEGSIPLELRSLSLLSELQFDDYLMSSGNTGFGCVNRKFGHWYNTAYTHKSLLIWQSNLKHVNSGQSLVVLLKVAFKHYLNYLSLPRYKKDSLHSQVDSCCDNLSSLFESNMVFARRRLLAQASNLPAAPVTGMVPSGQIIALPTTRSSGSFPAVPKDKKKNSPPPAPAPQPPSLDPPSHENSKPSGQSSQKSNGNIWKYIIISFSVLILLIVLIAMVFMCRSQAVKTIGPWKTGLSGQLQKAFITGVPKLNRSELETACEDFSNIISTIDGCIVYKGTLSSGVEIAVASTTMSSLKEWSKRAENAYRKKIDVLSRVNHKNFVNLIGYCEEDEPFTRMMVFEYAPNGNLFEHLHVEEMEHLDWNARVRIIMGTAYCLQYMHQELNPPVAHPNLNSSSIFLTDDYAAKIAEICFWTETTGGKHKNSGDDDKEHSELPPLSDPETNVYSFGLLLLEIISGKLQNSEEVGSLSYWASAYLNENRCNMVDPTLKSFKNDELDVLCEVVKDCIKQDPRQRPPMKDITAKLREVIPITPNQAVPRLSPLWWAELEILSVEAT
- the LOC18779925 gene encoding CBL-interacting protein kinase 5, which codes for MEKKKGNILMNKYELGRLLGQGTFAKVYHARNLRSGQSVAIKVIDKEKVQQVGLIDQIKREISVMRLVRHPNVVQLFEVMASKTKIYFAMEYVRGGELFNKVAKGKLKEDVARKYFQQLVGAVDYCHSRGVYHRDIKPENLLVDENGNLKVSDFGLSALWESRGQDGLLHTTCGTPAYVAPEVINKKGYDGAKADTWSCGVVLYVLLAGFLPFHDTNLMEMYRKISKGDFKSPQWFPPEVRKLLSRILDPNPNTRISVDKIVENSWFKKGFKLVEAPLPPPDPNASILRDVQAAFASTTTDESAEGSSHKKTSTAGTSPMRPTCFNAFDIISLSPGFDLSGLFENDMQHRPQARFTSTKPAATIVSKFEAIAETERFKCMKKDGTLKLQGSKEGRKGQLGIDAEIFEVTPSFYVVEMKKTAGDTLEYMEFCDHDLKPSLQDIVWTWQGSEQKHEQQPVAPEIVS
- the LOC18778905 gene encoding protein MALE DISCOVERER 2 isoform X2, which produces MGGRWNPFGFRLLSLLVFLTIVSRFRGCWSVNDEGNSCMPLLSEVYRMNCVGILDGILDFFNFNFIFVACVLTFYCNWCGNAGLTLLSFQKNIKFDPFGTLENWSPNDSDPCLWKGVHCVDSKVQILNLTDFSLEGTLAPELGKLSNLRSLVFYKNRLSGEIPKEIGGLTRLELLDLRDNNLSGTIPVEIGRMLSLKRLLLCDNKFEGSIPLELRSLSLLSELQFDDYLMSSGNTGFGCVNRKFGHCIWQSNLKHVNSGQSLVVLLKVAFKHYLNYLSLPRYKKDSLHSQVDSCCDNLSSLFESNMVFARRRLLAQASNLPAAPVTGMVPSGQIIALPTTRSSGSFPAVPKDKKKNSPPPAPAPQPPSLDPPSHENSKPSGQSSQKSNGNIWKYIIISFSVLILLIVLIAMVFMCRSQAVKTIGPWKTGLSGQLQKAFITGVPKLNRSELETACEDFSNIISTIDGCIVYKGTLSSGVEIAVASTTMSSLKEWSKRAENAYRKKIDVLSRVNHKNFVNLIGYCEEDEPFTRMMVFEYAPNGNLFEHLHVEEMEHLDWNARVRIIMGTAYCLQYMHQELNPPVAHPNLNSSSIFLTDDYAAKIAEICFWTETTGGKHKNSGDDDKEHSELPPLSDPETNVYSFGLLLLEIISGKLQNSEEVGSLSYWASAYLNENRCNMVDPTLKSFKNDELDVLCEVVKDCIKQDPRQRPPMKDITAKLREVIPITPNQAVPRLSPLWWAELEILSVEAT
- the LOC18778892 gene encoding protein DELAY OF GERMINATION 1 yields the protein MLTGLCAYHFNSASQMASRDREQSKCCFKEWMELQEQDLSELLQALKLDPQNKDQLKHLAEKGICHFQDYINKRTQLARRDVSAFFAPTWCTSWENSLLWIAGCRPSLFFRLVYVLGGSKMESKLSEFLQDTREGSLGEVLTCSQLVVVNSLQSKTIREEERLTGELAALQEDIADQPIAMIAKGLSQLGEMNREVEEALDEHGQAMVRILEEADQLRLNTVKELVNILTPLQAVDFLVASKKLHLCVHKWGRNRDQKLGRENLED
- the LOC18780345 gene encoding protein DOG1-like 4 yields the protein MHQPRTSQPHHRSITVAPLPLSIWSSHSPSCAYIYIYIYISPTPTPTPTPTLQERHFGIFTNTSCVLVSSLSLSLSLSLSLSNLSRLMRTQVEERFSEFFEKWVCQLEQLQQQLLKLSEETLQNEVELQALVSKVTYLHKEYYTVKWAAAREDVLAFFCPVWSSPLENAYNWVTGWKPSMLFQLIGSLRKTRLVNMSEEQLKKIEVLRLKMRYEEEKVEREMERQQVAMADRRMVELARLASRVRNGGEVVEVEVEGLVDMALKVMLSGLERVMKAADCVRLKTLKGVLDVLSPLQCVEFLAATCMVQIRLRQWGRKKCDQNALLNH
- the LOC18778905 gene encoding protein MALE DISCOVERER 2 isoform X1, which codes for MGGRWNPFGFRLLSLLVFLTIVSRFRGCWSVNDEGNSCMPLLSEVYRMNCVGILDGILDFFNFNFIFVACVLTFYCNWCGNAGLTLLSFQKNIKFDPFGTLENWSPNDSDPCLWKGVHCVDSKVQILNLTDFSLEGTLAPELGKLSNLRSLVFYKNRLSGEIPKEIGGLTRLELLDLRDNNLSGTIPVEIGRMLSLKRLLLCDNKFEGSIPLELRSLSLLSELQFDDYLMSSGNTGFGCVNRKFGHWYNTAYTHKSLLIWQSNLKHVNSGQSLVVLLKVAFKHYLNYLSLPRYKKDSLHSQVDSCCDNLSSLFESNMVFARRRLLAQASNLPAAPVTGMVPSGQIIALPTTRSSGSFPAVPKDKKKNSPPPAPAPQPPSLDPPSHENSKPSGQSSQKSNGNIWKYIIISFSVLILLIVLIAMVFMCRSQAVKTIGPWKTGLSGQLQKAFITGVPKLNRSELETACEDFSNIISTIDGCIVYKGTLSSGVEIAVASTTMSSLKEWSKRAENAYRKKIDVLSRVNHKNFVNLIGYCEEDEPFTRMMVFEYAPNGNLFEHLHVEEMEHLDWNARVRIIMGTAYCLQYMHQELNPPVAHPNLNSSSIFLTDDYAAKIAEICFWTETTGGKHKNSGDDDKEHSELPPLSDPETNVYSFGLLLLEIISGKLQNSEEVGSLSYWASAYLNENRCNMVDPTLKSFKNDELDVLCEVVKDCIKQDPRQRPPMKDITAKLREVIPITPNQAVPRLSPLWWAELEILSVEAT